A part of Mucilaginibacter defluvii genomic DNA contains:
- a CDS encoding ligase-associated DNA damage response exonuclease encodes MAKPLLEFTDRGIYCEQGRFYIDPWKPVDDAVITHAHADHAYVGHKRYLAHHLSKEVLYYRLGEISLQTVEYGETVIKNGVEICLFPAGHVIGSAQIRISYKGEVWVVSGDYKTQDDGISTPFEPVACQHFISECTFGMPVYQWKEQAQIFNEINNWWYNNQQQGLLTVISGYSLGKAQRILQNLDLNIGPVFTHGVIENTNEALRLNGVMLNPTTRITADTPKDEIRKGIILAPPSAIGTPWIRKFAPFSFGYCSGWMALRGAKRRRAADRGFVLSDHADWDGLMSAIDATGCEKVYLTHGYTASFTRYLNEIGFDAREVHTLYGDDEGEEETSPNRREGAALEEQGGSQ; translated from the coding sequence ATGGCCAAGCCGTTACTTGAATTTACCGACCGTGGAATTTACTGCGAACAGGGGCGATTTTACATTGACCCCTGGAAGCCTGTGGACGACGCGGTAATTACCCATGCCCATGCTGACCATGCCTACGTAGGGCATAAACGCTACCTGGCGCATCATCTGTCAAAAGAAGTGTTGTATTACCGCCTGGGCGAGATCAGTCTGCAAACGGTGGAGTATGGCGAAACGGTTATAAAAAATGGCGTTGAAATATGCCTTTTCCCGGCTGGGCATGTTATTGGCTCGGCGCAGATCAGGATAAGTTACAAAGGCGAGGTTTGGGTAGTATCCGGCGATTATAAAACACAGGATGACGGTATCTCCACGCCTTTTGAGCCGGTAGCTTGTCAGCATTTCATATCTGAATGCACTTTTGGTATGCCTGTTTACCAGTGGAAAGAGCAGGCGCAAATATTTAATGAAATAAATAACTGGTGGTATAATAATCAGCAGCAGGGATTGTTAACGGTGATTTCCGGCTATTCACTGGGTAAGGCGCAACGCATATTGCAAAACCTTGATTTGAATATTGGCCCTGTTTTTACCCATGGCGTTATTGAAAATACCAACGAGGCCTTACGGCTTAATGGTGTGATGCTAAATCCTACTACCCGCATCACTGCCGATACTCCAAAGGATGAGATCAGAAAAGGCATCATTTTAGCGCCTCCATCAGCTATTGGTACGCCGTGGATACGAAAGTTCGCGCCATTTAGCTTCGGGTATTGTTCGGGGTGGATGGCCTTGCGTGGGGCCAAGCGTCGCCGTGCTGCTGATAGGGGTTTTGTATTATCAGACCATGCCGACTGGGATGGCCTGATGAGTGCCATCGATGCTACCGGCTGCGAAAAGGTTTATTTAACGCATGGCTACACGGCATCATTTACCCGTTATTTAAATGAAATTGGTTTTGATGCCCGCGAAGTACATACGCTATATGGAGATGACGAAGGGGAAGAGGAAACATCACCAAACCGCCGCGAAGGGGCGGCTTTAGAGGAACAGGGAGGTAGTCAATGA
- a CDS encoding ATP-dependent DNA ligase: protein MKAFAQLFLSLDETNKTNEKVRILKEYFNSVPDADKMHMLALFTGRRPKRPINSTLVRTWAVEVSNIPAWLFEESYHVVGDLAETMSLLMPENTSGSSKSLADWVAEINEIGTRNEEERKLWLTEAWAMLDKQERFVFNKILTGSFRVGVSQNLVIKALAEVTGIEAPTLTHRIMGSWMPETYSYEQLVQEQSTADDISRPYPFFLAYPIQETSEKRKAAADLKDALGEPHEWQAEWKWDGIRAQMIKRDGKIFIWSRGEDLSTEKFPELHPFLNDLPDGTVLDGEILSFSNGLPMPFNVLQTRIGRKNLSKKILQESPVAVIAYDCLEYEGEDIRTKTQAERRIILEKLQAATQYPEIFSISELIKFDSWKALEKIREQSRAMIAEGIMLKRKKATYQVGRRRGDWWKWKIDPLSIDAVMIYAQKGHGRRADLYTDYTFAVWDGDKLVPFAKAYSGLTDQEINKVDYFVKRNTLEKFGPVRTVKPELVFEIGFEGINKSTRHKSGIALRFPRILRWRHDKKKEEADTLETLKALLDPVSPSPEEEA, encoded by the coding sequence ATGAAAGCCTTTGCTCAACTCTTCCTTTCGCTTGACGAAACCAACAAGACTAATGAGAAGGTGCGCATCCTGAAAGAGTATTTTAATAGCGTGCCTGATGCGGATAAAATGCACATGCTGGCACTGTTTACAGGCAGGCGGCCAAAGCGGCCCATCAATTCTACATTGGTGCGCACCTGGGCCGTAGAGGTATCAAACATACCGGCCTGGTTGTTTGAGGAAAGTTACCATGTGGTGGGCGATTTGGCTGAAACCATGTCGCTGTTAATGCCGGAGAATACTTCGGGCAGTAGTAAGAGTTTGGCAGACTGGGTGGCTGAGATCAATGAGATAGGTACTCGAAACGAAGAAGAACGTAAGTTGTGGCTTACTGAAGCCTGGGCTATGCTGGATAAACAGGAACGCTTTGTATTTAATAAAATACTTACCGGCAGTTTCAGGGTAGGGGTATCGCAAAATTTGGTGATTAAGGCGCTGGCCGAGGTAACAGGCATTGAAGCGCCAACACTAACCCACCGTATTATGGGTAGCTGGATGCCTGAAACGTATAGCTATGAGCAACTGGTGCAGGAACAGAGTACGGCTGATGATATATCGCGCCCTTACCCGTTCTTTTTAGCTTACCCCATACAGGAAACCTCCGAGAAACGAAAAGCAGCGGCCGATCTGAAAGATGCGCTTGGCGAACCGCACGAGTGGCAAGCTGAGTGGAAATGGGATGGCATCCGTGCGCAAATGATCAAACGCGATGGCAAAATTTTTATTTGGAGCCGGGGCGAGGATCTGTCGACCGAAAAATTCCCCGAGCTGCACCCGTTTTTGAACGATCTGCCTGATGGTACCGTGCTCGATGGGGAGATACTCAGTTTTAGCAACGGCCTGCCTATGCCTTTCAATGTGCTGCAAACCCGCATCGGGCGTAAAAATCTGAGTAAAAAAATATTACAGGAGAGCCCGGTGGCCGTAATTGCGTACGATTGCCTGGAATACGAGGGTGAAGATATCCGCACAAAAACACAGGCGGAGCGGCGGATTATCCTGGAAAAGCTACAGGCGGCTACGCAATACCCGGAAATTTTCAGCATATCCGAATTGATAAAATTTGATAGCTGGAAAGCACTGGAAAAAATTAGGGAGCAATCCCGCGCGATGATTGCCGAGGGTATTATGCTCAAACGTAAAAAGGCTACTTACCAGGTTGGCCGCCGCCGCGGCGACTGGTGGAAGTGGAAGATCGATCCGCTATCTATCGACGCGGTGATGATCTACGCCCAAAAAGGCCATGGTCGCCGTGCCGACTTATATACCGACTATACCTTTGCCGTGTGGGACGGCGACAAACTAGTGCCATTCGCCAAAGCCTACTCCGGCCTTACCGACCAGGAAATAAACAAGGTGGATTATTTTGTAAAGCGTAACACGCTCGAAAAATTCGGGCCGGTACGTACCGTAAAGCCCGAGCTGGTGTTTGAGATCGGTTTTGAGGGCATCAATAAATCAACCCGTCATAAATCGGGCATCGCGCTGCGCTTTCCACGGATATTGCGCTGGCGGCATGATAAAAAGAAAGAGGAGGCCGATACGCTCGAAACGTTAAAGGCACTCCTCGATCCTGTCTCTCCATCCCCCGAAGAGGAAGCGTAA
- a CDS encoding LruC domain-containing protein, with the protein MKNLFTILLVLGVAGLSACKKDNSNEPTPEVPVEKIAPEGFNFRTSKDVNIDVTLRTNNNQPLPGVVVSIYDPSNTDSNASIFKGVTDANGNLKGKVNVPSYLTQLTIDPAYVGLMRYASASIKGTSTTVVIGGDKGFSGDIVPESVTAGVRSNGLGTNGLLNTDFVYPGSYTSSNAFVSPVNLGKPVYLESTSDVIDQGLLSYVNASLPEGTPLTTSHPEYLTSSAVQTINVTAKSDVWVTFVSEGAGYRNTLAYYTYQTNNPPTSASGGTLLGGIDKVTYIFPNASALGSGGGLVSGNKVKLGTFDAGTSIGFVLIQDAWTGSGVNAGNTKFYTTDRFNPETSTATRRHSVMLYDDAHKLFLLGFEDINRQNGSDNDFNDLVIYATANPITAISKTGVAVIDDGGDTDGDGVIDELDAYPNDATKAFNSYYPSASTYAQVAFEDNWPTKGDYDLNDLVVNYRYSFVSNAKNQVVSMKGEFVPVAAGASFKNGFGVQLPVSASAVSSVTGHKITGTYLQMSSNGTEAGQSKAVIIPFDNQDAVIKNADNSFFINTITAKDKVAGTPVTVNVSFASPVDQANLAVSAFNPFLISNQRRGYEIHLPGYAPTDKVDAKLFGTNDDASAPGSGKYYLSNENWPWAISYNTAILYPVEEANITKAYLHFAEWAASGGTTFADWYSNTASGYRNTSFIYTK; encoded by the coding sequence ATGAAAAATTTATTTACAATCCTGTTAGTTTTAGGCGTGGCAGGTTTGTCTGCATGCAAAAAGGACAATTCAAATGAGCCCACCCCAGAGGTACCGGTTGAAAAAATCGCGCCCGAAGGATTTAATTTCAGAACAAGCAAAGATGTTAACATTGATGTAACGTTACGTACCAATAACAACCAGCCGTTACCGGGCGTAGTTGTCAGTATTTATGATCCATCAAATACTGACAGCAACGCGTCAATTTTCAAAGGTGTTACTGATGCTAACGGTAACCTAAAAGGTAAGGTCAATGTGCCGTCGTATTTAACTCAGTTAACTATCGATCCGGCTTATGTCGGTTTAATGCGTTATGCTTCAGCCTCAATTAAAGGCACATCAACCACCGTTGTTATAGGTGGCGACAAAGGTTTTTCGGGTGATATTGTGCCTGAAAGCGTGACTGCGGGCGTTAGAAGCAATGGCCTTGGTACAAATGGTTTGCTGAACACAGATTTTGTATATCCGGGATCATACACCTCGTCAAACGCATTTGTAAGTCCTGTTAACTTAGGAAAACCGGTGTACCTGGAAAGTACTTCGGACGTAATTGACCAAGGGCTGCTGTCATACGTAAACGCTTCGTTGCCTGAAGGTACCCCGTTAACCACATCGCACCCCGAATATTTAACCTCATCAGCGGTTCAAACCATCAATGTAACAGCAAAATCTGATGTATGGGTAACTTTCGTGTCAGAGGGTGCAGGTTATCGTAATACACTGGCTTACTACACTTATCAAACAAATAACCCGCCTACATCAGCCAGCGGCGGTACTTTGCTTGGCGGTATTGATAAGGTTACGTATATTTTCCCTAACGCATCGGCTTTAGGTTCAGGTGGTGGCTTGGTGAGCGGTAACAAAGTTAAACTGGGTACATTTGATGCAGGTACTTCTATCGGTTTCGTGTTGATCCAGGATGCCTGGACAGGAAGCGGCGTAAACGCGGGCAACACTAAATTTTACACAACCGACAGGTTCAATCCTGAAACTTCGACAGCTACCCGCAGGCACAGCGTGATGTTGTATGATGATGCTCACAAATTGTTTTTGTTGGGATTTGAAGATATAAACAGGCAAAATGGGTCAGATAATGACTTTAATGACCTTGTAATTTACGCTACGGCTAACCCGATAACCGCTATATCAAAAACAGGTGTTGCCGTTATTGATGATGGTGGCGATACCGATGGCGATGGCGTGATCGACGAACTTGACGCTTATCCTAACGATGCTACTAAAGCATTTAATAGCTACTACCCATCAGCAAGCACTTATGCACAGGTTGCTTTTGAGGATAATTGGCCAACCAAAGGCGACTATGATTTGAACGACCTTGTGGTTAACTACCGCTACTCATTTGTAAGCAATGCTAAAAACCAGGTGGTGAGCATGAAGGGCGAGTTTGTTCCGGTTGCTGCAGGCGCTTCATTTAAAAATGGTTTCGGTGTGCAATTACCGGTTAGCGCTTCGGCGGTATCATCAGTAACCGGCCACAAAATTACCGGCACATACCTGCAAATGTCGTCAAACGGTACAGAGGCAGGCCAAAGCAAAGCGGTAATTATTCCGTTTGATAACCAGGATGCGGTTATTAAAAATGCTGATAATTCTTTTTTCATCAATACTATAACAGCTAAGGATAAAGTAGCGGGTACACCGGTAACCGTAAATGTCAGCTTTGCTTCACCGGTTGATCAGGCAAATCTTGCGGTATCGGCATTCAACCCGTTCCTGATCAGTAACCAGCGCCGCGGTTACGAGATCCATTTACCGGGCTATGCTCCAACTGATAAGGTTGACGCTAAATTGTTCGGTACTAATGATGATGCTTCGGCTCCGGGTAGTGGTAAATATTATTTATCTAATGAGAACTGGCCATGGGCTATCAGCTATAACACAGCCATACTGTATCCCGTAGAAGAGGCTAATATTACCAAAGCATACCTGCATTTTGCCGAGTGGGCGGCATCAGGCGGTACAACCTTTGCCGACTGGTATAGCAATACTGCATCAGGCTACCGTAATACAAGCTTTATTTATACCAAGTAA
- a CDS encoding LruC domain-containing protein: MKKIYTFLLFGALAGMASCKKDTATQPTPVKPTGDKIAPEGFNFNTTKDVTVNISLRTNNNEPLSGVVVSVFNPSNTEAAIFKAVTDQNGNISSKVTVPTSATQLVIDPAYVGLIRNATANINGNTTSVVIGGKEGFGGDVVATGFVKSKVNNSLSTFATNTIAFAYPSPYNSSADAVVNTSKYPTSLGRPKYLEATGDVIDASLLKFVNASLPENVPLSSSHPEYLSSNATTVIKVTAESDVWITFVSEGAGFLNTLAYYTYKTGTTPTLSSITNATIVFPNSSAYGSAGGLNAGDKVKIGRFPAGTSIGFVLLQNAWTGSGVATTTTKYFSNDALNPESSASLKRHSVLLYDDVHKLFLIGFEDLPRDRDSDNDFNDLVFYASSNPVTAISNEGVAPIDNGGDSDGDGVLDELDAYPKDATKAYNSYYPSASTYSQVAFEDNWPQKGDYDMNDLVVNYRYKFVLNAKNEVVNMEGTFNAMAAGASFKNGFGVQLPVAASTVSSVSGQQIVSNYIQFASNGVEAGQNKAVIIPFDNHDAVIKNADNSFFINTLNSKNKVTGTTVTVNINFASPVAQANLLPSAFNPFLISNLRRGYEIHLPGYAPTDKADAKLFGTSDDASKASAGKYYLSTENWPWAISYNTAIAYPIEEANITKAYLHFAEWAASGGASFTDWYSNGATGYKNTALIYIK, translated from the coding sequence ATGAAAAAGATTTACACCTTTTTATTGTTCGGTGCTTTAGCAGGCATGGCTTCTTGTAAAAAAGATACCGCAACTCAACCAACCCCGGTTAAGCCTACAGGCGACAAAATAGCTCCGGAAGGCTTTAACTTCAACACTACTAAAGACGTAACAGTAAACATTAGTTTACGTACTAATAACAACGAGCCGCTATCAGGCGTAGTGGTTAGCGTTTTCAACCCGTCAAATACCGAGGCGGCTATATTTAAAGCCGTTACCGATCAAAATGGTAATATCAGTTCAAAAGTTACTGTTCCAACATCAGCTACGCAATTAGTTATTGATCCTGCTTACGTAGGTTTAATCCGTAATGCAACTGCAAACATCAATGGCAACACAACATCAGTTGTAATTGGTGGTAAAGAAGGCTTCGGCGGCGACGTGGTAGCCACCGGATTTGTAAAAAGCAAGGTGAACAATTCATTGTCAACATTTGCAACAAACACTATCGCTTTTGCTTATCCATCACCATATAACAGCTCTGCGGATGCCGTAGTTAATACGTCAAAATACCCTACGAGCCTTGGCCGCCCTAAATACCTGGAAGCTACAGGCGATGTAATTGATGCATCGTTATTAAAATTTGTTAACGCATCATTGCCTGAAAATGTTCCGCTGTCAAGTTCACACCCGGAGTATCTTTCAAGCAACGCCACAACCGTAATAAAGGTTACAGCAGAATCTGATGTTTGGATTACTTTTGTATCAGAAGGTGCCGGCTTTTTAAATACGCTGGCTTACTATACCTATAAAACAGGTACAACCCCTACATTAAGCAGTATTACCAACGCCACAATCGTATTCCCTAACTCATCGGCATACGGATCAGCAGGCGGCTTAAACGCGGGTGACAAAGTGAAGATCGGCCGTTTCCCTGCCGGTACCTCAATTGGTTTTGTGCTGCTGCAAAACGCATGGACAGGCTCAGGCGTGGCAACCACCACTACTAAATATTTCTCGAACGATGCCCTTAACCCGGAAAGCAGCGCAAGCTTGAAACGCCATTCAGTATTATTGTACGATGATGTGCACAAGTTATTCCTGATCGGTTTTGAGGATCTTCCGCGTGACCGCGATTCAGATAACGACTTTAACGACCTGGTTTTCTACGCAAGTTCTAACCCGGTAACTGCAATATCAAATGAAGGCGTGGCTCCGATTGATAACGGCGGCGACTCTGACGGCGACGGTGTGCTTGACGAACTTGACGCTTACCCTAAAGATGCGACCAAAGCATATAATAGCTACTACCCATCAGCTTCAACTTACTCACAAGTAGCTTTTGAAGATAACTGGCCGCAAAAAGGCGACTATGACATGAATGACCTGGTGGTTAATTACCGTTACAAATTTGTTTTGAATGCTAAAAACGAAGTTGTGAACATGGAAGGCACCTTTAACGCGATGGCTGCGGGCGCTTCTTTTAAAAACGGTTTTGGTGTACAATTACCGGTAGCTGCCTCAACGGTATCATCAGTAAGTGGCCAGCAGATAGTAAGCAATTACATCCAGTTCGCCTCAAACGGTGTTGAAGCCGGTCAGAACAAAGCGGTTATTATACCTTTTGATAACCACGACGCGGTTATAAAAAATGCCGATAACTCATTCTTTATTAATACGCTGAACTCAAAAAATAAAGTTACCGGTACCACCGTAACTGTAAACATCAACTTTGCTTCGCCGGTAGCTCAGGCTAATCTGTTACCTTCAGCGTTCAATCCGTTCCTGATCAGCAACCTGCGCCGCGGTTACGAAATTCACCTGCCGGGCTATGCGCCAACTGATAAGGCTGATGCTAAATTATTCGGCACCAGTGACGATGCTTCAAAAGCTTCAGCAGGCAAATACTACTTGTCAACTGAGAACTGGCCATGGGCTATCAGCTACAACACTGCTATAGCTTACCCAATTGAAGAAGCAAACATTACTAAAGCATACCTCCACTTTGCAGAGTGGGCTGCAAGCGGCGGCGCATCATTTACCGACTGGTATAGCAATGGTGCCACCGGTTATAAAAACACTGCTTTGATTTATATCAAGTAA